In Nostoc sp. GT001, a genomic segment contains:
- a CDS encoding YlcI/YnfO family protein, with the protein MNFNSSINIQTHPLIADKKSGSKPSRTILRAQYNKYYPYLVTLIAMEREALTICFPPDLLAKAKKLKEGSESFNDLIVKALEREIRYRQRWAADRTKAENLFVGGGKIGALLRSHDWSQTSLGAVETWSDSLKTAVQILLTELDRVQQLESDLLPECISTNASHQAAQADAFRVKLTNALRPLTDANEIQAIAAFVLGESLGASRVIYIEVLPDGKEVIVHKNYTNGVAELSGLYHLEDFGRNLTDDHRAGRTAIVSDVANYSKYTASQRAIYQTIDIAAHIDVPLIKNNQFVALLAVHQAEPRQWTEDEVKRVEETAEQTWAAVERARAEAALRESRSELERQLRKFDAIVAAIPDFIYTFDLAGRFTYISPALLNLWQKTSDEALGKNFFELDYPTDLATRHQQQIQQVIATRQPLKDKTPYTSAIGTRTYEYIFVPLLGINGAVDAVAGVTRDITDVSNELCLRKQVEQALRQSEEKSRNILESITDAFFALDENWMFTYVNQAAEMLLDRVAGDLIGKTLWEEYSGLIGNELEQIHWSAMRDRVAASMTAFYPDRDRWYEVRTYPAPNGITVYFKNVTEQIQTAATLRQSEERYRTLFESIDEGFCIIEVLFEENDLPSGSVPRASDYRFLEINPTFEQQTGLRQAVGKTARQLVPDLEDHWIQIYGQVALTGEPARFENGSLAMNRWFDVYACRMGEPEARKVAIVFKDISERKLSEELSRRTAEFNAFRVSLSDALRPLADPIEIQATASRVLGEYLSANRVAYFEVRGADYVVERDYVNGAAALAGNYPVDSFGPKLLAAYRTGRAVSASDVEADPNLSPPERAAYAAIEIGAYIGIPLIKRGEFVAGLAVHTSGPRAWTPDEVSLAEEVAERTWAAVERARAEAALRDSENRFRMAIESAQLGTWDWNLITNQLIWDEGCKAMHGLPPEAESSIEVFFAGLYPDDRERLEHLLQRTLNPKSNGKYDVEYRTIGIQDGVERWIAARGQAYFDAADNPQRFVGTVLNITEQKRIEAEREQLLVREQAARETADRANRIKDEFLAVLSHELRSPLNPILGWTQLLQNGKLRETQRAEALKIIERNANLQTRLIEDLLDISRIMQGKLSLTAAPVSLTFVIYAAVETVRLAAEAKNIAIALELDTEIAPIYGDAARLQQVMWNLLTNAVKFTPNNGQVAVELRQLDGLAQIQVIDTGKGINPQFLPHVFEYFRQEDGSTTRKFGGLGLGLAIVRQIVEMHGGRVTAESQGENQGATFIIQLPLMQHARAKLNAFEPIHTQTEAKVPLEGVQILLVDDEADTREFQALVLSQCGANVTAVASALEALQALEQFTPDVLVSDIGMAQMDGYMLMQQIRSRPANQGGTIRAIALTAYAAEIDQQRALQVGFQTHITKPVEPQKLVRAIVSLVS; encoded by the coding sequence TTGAATTTTAACTCATCTATCAATATTCAAACTCACCCTCTAATTGCAGATAAAAAAAGTGGAAGCAAACCTAGTCGGACTATTCTACGGGCACAATACAATAAATATTATCCATATCTGGTTACACTCATTGCTATGGAACGCGAAGCCTTAACAATCTGTTTTCCGCCTGACTTGCTTGCAAAAGCCAAGAAACTCAAGGAAGGTAGCGAATCATTTAATGATTTAATAGTTAAGGCTTTAGAACGGGAAATACGATACCGCCAGAGATGGGCTGCCGATCGCACCAAGGCTGAAAACCTCTTTGTTGGTGGCGGCAAGATAGGTGCATTGTTGAGATCGCACGATTGGTCGCAAACGTCACTAGGGGCCGTCGAAACCTGGTCGGATAGCCTAAAAACGGCTGTGCAGATCCTATTAACAGAACTAGATCGTGTCCAGCAGCTAGAATCCGATCTGCTACCGGAGTGCATATCAACCAATGCCTCGCATCAAGCTGCCCAAGCCGATGCGTTTCGAGTCAAGCTCACCAATGCGCTACGCCCGTTGACTGATGCTAACGAGATTCAGGCGATCGCTGCCTTTGTTCTGGGCGAGTCTCTAGGCGCAAGCCGCGTTATTTACATTGAAGTGTTACCGGATGGCAAGGAGGTGATCGTTCATAAAAACTATACGAACGGCGTTGCCGAACTGAGCGGACTGTACCATCTAGAAGACTTTGGGCGCAACCTGACAGATGACCATCGAGCGGGGCGAACGGCGATCGTTTCCGATGTGGCCAACTACTCTAAATACACAGCCAGCCAGAGGGCAATATATCAAACAATTGATATTGCCGCGCATATTGATGTGCCGCTGATTAAGAACAATCAATTTGTCGCGTTGCTGGCGGTGCATCAGGCAGAGCCTCGCCAGTGGACGGAAGACGAGGTGAAACGAGTCGAGGAAACAGCAGAGCAGACGTGGGCCGCCGTCGAGCGTGCCCGTGCTGAAGCAGCATTACGCGAGAGCCGTAGCGAACTCGAACGGCAATTGCGAAAGTTTGACGCGATCGTCGCTGCAATTCCCGATTTTATTTACACCTTTGATTTGGCGGGACGGTTCACGTATATCAGCCCGGCACTGCTCAATCTTTGGCAAAAAACTTCAGATGAAGCTTTGGGAAAGAACTTTTTTGAGCTGGATTATCCAACCGATTTAGCGACCCGACATCAGCAACAGATTCAACAGGTGATCGCCACGCGCCAGCCGCTCAAGGATAAAACGCCCTATACTAGCGCAATCGGCACACGCACCTATGAATACATTTTTGTCCCACTTTTAGGTATAAACGGCGCAGTAGACGCAGTGGCAGGTGTGACGCGAGACATTACTGATGTCTCCAACGAGCTTTGCTTACGCAAACAGGTAGAGCAAGCCTTGCGCCAAAGTGAGGAAAAGAGCCGGAATATTCTGGAGAGTATTACAGACGCATTCTTTGCTCTGGATGAGAACTGGATGTTTACCTATGTGAATCAAGCTGCCGAAATGCTGCTCGATCGTGTGGCAGGGGATTTAATTGGCAAGACTTTATGGGAAGAATATTCAGGATTGATTGGCAACGAGTTAGAGCAGATTCACTGGAGCGCCATGCGCGATCGTGTGGCTGCGTCAATGACTGCGTTTTACCCGGATCGCGATCGCTGGTACGAAGTTCGCACCTACCCCGCCCCAAACGGTATCACTGTTTATTTCAAGAATGTTACCGAGCAGATTCAAACTGCCGCAACCCTGCGTCAATCCGAAGAACGCTACCGGACTTTGTTTGAGTCGATCGACGAAGGCTTCTGCATTATTGAAGTATTATTTGAAGAAAATGATCTACCGAGTGGCAGTGTGCCACGCGCCAGCGACTACCGTTTCTTAGAGATCAATCCCACCTTTGAGCAACAAACGGGACTTCGACAAGCAGTCGGGAAAACGGCGCGTCAGTTAGTTCCAGATTTAGAAGACCATTGGATTCAGATTTACGGTCAAGTTGCTCTAACGGGTGAACCTGCTCGCTTTGAAAATGGCTCTCTTGCAATGAACCGATGGTTCGATGTCTATGCCTGTCGTATGGGTGAGCCGGAGGCGCGAAAAGTTGCCATTGTCTTCAAAGATATTAGCGAACGCAAACTCTCAGAAGAACTTTCGCGGCGAACTGCCGAATTTAATGCTTTCCGCGTCTCTCTCTCCGACGCACTCCGCCCACTTGCCGACCCTATAGAGATTCAGGCTACGGCCAGCCGTGTGCTTGGCGAATATCTCAGCGCGAATCGGGTGGCGTACTTCGAGGTTCGCGGTGCTGATTACGTCGTTGAGCGTGACTATGTTAATGGAGCCGCAGCACTCGCTGGCAATTACCCGGTTGATTCGTTCGGTCCCAAGCTGCTCGCAGCCTACCGCACCGGTCGCGCCGTGTCCGCGTCCGATGTGGAAGCCGATCCCAACCTGTCCCCGCCAGAGCGAGCAGCCTACGCCGCCATTGAGATCGGTGCCTACATCGGCATACCGCTGATCAAGAGGGGCGAGTTCGTAGCGGGGCTGGCAGTTCACACATCCGGGCCACGAGCTTGGACACCGGACGAGGTGTCCCTAGCCGAAGAAGTAGCCGAGCGCACTTGGGCGGCGGTCGAACGCGCCCGCGCTGAAGCAGCCTTGCGCGACAGTGAAAACCGCTTCCGTATGGCGATCGAATCTGCCCAATTAGGCACCTGGGACTGGAATCTCATCACCAACCAATTGATTTGGGATGAAGGTTGCAAAGCCATGCATGGTTTACCACCAGAAGCCGAGAGCAGCATTGAGGTCTTTTTTGCCGGACTGTACCCTGACGATCGCGAACGACTAGAACATTTGCTGCAAAGGACTTTGAACCCAAAAAGCAACGGCAAGTATGACGTAGAATATCGCACGATCGGGATTCAGGATGGGGTTGAACGGTGGATTGCAGCCAGAGGACAGGCTTACTTTGATGCTGCCGACAATCCACAACGCTTTGTCGGTACTGTACTCAATATCACTGAGCAAAAACGCATTGAGGCAGAACGAGAACAACTCCTTGTCCGCGAACAAGCCGCAAGAGAAACAGCCGATCGCGCCAATCGGATCAAAGATGAGTTTTTGGCAGTGCTGTCTCATGAATTGCGATCGCCTTTGAACCCGATTTTGGGCTGGACGCAGTTACTACAAAACGGCAAACTGAGAGAAACCCAAAGAGCCGAAGCCTTGAAAATTATTGAGCGCAATGCCAATTTACAGACGCGACTAATCGAAGACTTGCTCGACATCTCCCGCATCATGCAGGGCAAACTCAGCTTAACAGCGGCTCCGGTCAGTTTGACCTTTGTGATTTATGCTGCCGTTGAAACAGTGCGTTTGGCAGCAGAAGCAAAAAATATTGCGATCGCTCTTGAGCTTGATACTGAGATCGCTCCGATTTATGGCGATGCAGCTCGCTTGCAACAAGTGATGTGGAATTTGCTTACCAATGCGGTTAAGTTCACACCTAACAACGGACAAGTGGCTGTTGAACTGCGGCAACTCGACGGGCTAGCTCAGATTCAGGTAATTGATACTGGCAAGGGCATCAATCCACAGTTTTTGCCCCATGTATTTGAATATTTTCGCCAAGAAGACGGCTCAACGACACGCAAATTTGGCGGGTTGGGATTGGGGCTAGCGATCGTGCGGCAAATTGTCGAAATGCATGGGGGCAGGGTGACAGCAGAAAGTCAGGGTGAGAATCAAGGCGCAACCTTCATCATCCAATTGCCCCTCATGCAGCACGCAAGAGCAAAGCTCAACGCATTCGAGCCAATCCACACTCAGACAGAAGCAAAAGTGCCTTTAGAGGGCGTTCAAATTTTGCTGGTGGATGATGAGGCAGATACTCGCGAGTTTCAAGCACTTGTGCTGTCACAATGCGGTGCAAATGTAACAGCCGTCGCTTCTGCTTTAGAAGCTTTGCAAGCTCTAGAGCAGTTCACTCCTGACGTATTAGTGAGTGACATAGGTATGGCACAGATGGACGGCTATATGCTGATGCAGCAGATTCGATCTCGCCCAGCCAATCAAGGAGGAACCATCCGAGCGATCGCACTGACTGCTTATGCCGCAGAAATTGACCAGCAAAGAGCGCTCCAGGTAGGATTTCAAACTCACATTACAAAACCTGTAGAGCCACAGAAGTTAGTGAGGGCGATAGTTAGTTTAGTCTCGTAG
- a CDS encoding prolyl oligopeptidase family serine peptidase codes for MPSSENLTYPTSHKSNQADNYHGTSVADPYRWLEDPDSEETRTWIEAQNQVTFGYLSEIPAREKIKQRLTKLWDYEKYGIPFKEGERYFYFKNDGLQNQSVLYTLKTLDDQPQVLLDPNKLSEDGTVALSGLSISEDGKLLAYGLSSSGSDWQEWKVRNVETGEDLQDHLKWIKFSGASWTHDHQGFFYSRYDEPNEKTRLEDVNYYQKLYYHQLGKPQSEDVLIYHRPDQKEWGFSGGVTEDGRYLIISIWLGTDSKNLVFSKDLTNHNTEVVELIKQFEADYSFIDNDDSVFYFRTDLNAPRGRVIAIDTKKPAKENWQEIIPQSAETLESVGILNNQFVADYLKDAHSQIKIFDLKGAFIREVELPGLGSAGGFGGKRYDTETFYSFTSFTIPGTIYRYDMVTGKSEIFRQPVVDFNPDDYETKQVFYHSKDGTRVPIFITHKKGIKLDGNNPTYLYAYGGFNASMTPGFSVSLLVWMEMGGVYAMPNIRGGGEYGEEWHQAGMKDKKQNVFDDFIGAAEWLIANKYTKTEKLAIAGGSNGGLLVGACITQRPDLFGAAIPAVGVMDMLRFHKFTIGWAWTSEYGSADNPEEFSVLYAYSPLHKIKPNTAYPATLITTADHDDRVVPAHSFKFAAALQEAHTGEAPTLIRIETKAGHGAGKPTAKIIEEAADKWAFLVRVLDVEV; via the coding sequence ATGCCTTCTTCTGAAAATCTCACTTACCCAACCAGCCATAAGAGCAATCAAGCTGATAATTACCACGGTACTTCAGTTGCAGATCCTTACCGTTGGTTAGAAGATCCTGACTCTGAAGAAACAAGAACTTGGATTGAGGCACAAAATCAAGTTACTTTTGGCTACCTGAGTGAAATTCCTGCTAGGGAAAAAATTAAACAGCGCCTCACCAAACTTTGGGATTATGAAAAATATGGTATTCCTTTTAAAGAAGGCGAACGTTACTTTTATTTCAAAAATGACGGATTGCAAAATCAAAGTGTCCTTTACACTTTGAAAACTCTCGATGACCAACCCCAAGTTTTACTCGATCCCAATAAACTCTCAGAAGATGGCACTGTTGCTCTTTCAGGATTGTCAATTAGCGAGGATGGTAAACTTTTAGCTTATGGTCTATCCTCCTCTGGTTCTGATTGGCAAGAGTGGAAAGTACGCAATGTTGAAACTGGTGAAGACCTCCAAGACCACCTGAAGTGGATTAAATTCTCTGGCGCATCTTGGACACACGATCATCAAGGTTTTTTCTACAGTCGCTACGATGAACCGAATGAAAAAACTCGATTAGAAGATGTCAACTATTATCAGAAGCTCTACTATCATCAACTGGGTAAACCTCAATCAGAAGACGTACTAATTTACCATCGTCCTGACCAAAAAGAATGGGGGTTTAGTGGTGGCGTTACTGAAGATGGACGCTATCTAATAATTTCCATTTGGCTAGGTACGGACTCTAAAAATTTGGTTTTTTCCAAAGATTTAACTAACCATAATACAGAAGTTGTAGAACTAATTAAACAATTTGAGGCAGATTACAGCTTTATCGACAATGATGATAGCGTGTTTTATTTTCGCACAGATTTAAATGCACCTCGGGGAAGAGTTATTGCGATTGATACGAAAAAACCTGCTAAGGAAAATTGGCAAGAAATTATTCCTCAATCAGCAGAAACGTTGGAGAGTGTTGGCATACTTAATAACCAATTTGTTGCTGATTACCTCAAAGATGCTCACAGCCAAATCAAAATTTTTGACCTCAAAGGTGCATTTATTCGAGAGGTAGAACTACCAGGACTCGGTTCAGCCGGAGGCTTTGGGGGCAAGCGTTATGATACTGAAACTTTTTATAGTTTTACCAGTTTTACCATACCAGGCACTATTTATCGCTACGACATGGTGACAGGAAAAAGTGAGATTTTCCGTCAACCAGTGGTCGATTTTAATCCTGATGATTATGAGACAAAACAAGTCTTTTATCACAGCAAAGATGGTACTAGAGTCCCAATATTTATTACACACAAAAAGGGTATTAAATTAGATGGAAATAACCCTACTTATCTCTATGCTTATGGTGGTTTTAATGCTTCAATGACACCCGGTTTTTCTGTGAGTCTATTGGTGTGGATGGAGATGGGTGGTGTCTATGCGATGCCTAATATCCGCGGCGGTGGAGAATACGGCGAAGAATGGCATCAAGCAGGAATGAAGGATAAAAAGCAGAATGTCTTTGATGACTTTATTGGCGCTGCTGAGTGGTTGATTGCTAATAAGTATACTAAAACTGAAAAGCTAGCGATCGCAGGTGGTAGTAACGGCGGTTTATTAGTGGGTGCTTGTATAACGCAACGTCCCGATTTGTTTGGTGCAGCAATACCCGCCGTCGGCGTCATGGATATGTTGCGGTTCCACAAATTTACCATCGGTTGGGCTTGGACTTCTGAATATGGTTCTGCGGATAATCCAGAAGAGTTTTCAGTACTGTATGCTTATTCGCCATTACATAAAATCAAACCAAATACAGCTTACCCAGCAACCTTAATTACCACAGCCGACCATGACGATCGCGTTGTCCCTGCTCATAGTTTCAAATTTGCCGCTGCTTTGCAAGAGGCTCACACAGGTGAGGCGCCAACCCTAATTAGAATTGAGACGAAAGCCGGACATGGTGCGGGTAAACCCACGGCTAAAATTATCGAAGAAGCCGCAGACAAATGGGCTTTTTTGGTACGTGTTTTGGATGTTGAAGTTTAG